The Ornithodoros turicata isolate Travis chromosome 7, ASM3712646v1, whole genome shotgun sequence genome includes a region encoding these proteins:
- the LOC135399620 gene encoding alpha-(1,3)-fucosyltransferase C-like yields MTRSSKCALRVLVLIAVAAIALHSYIYGTVRHAGGHPFHRTQMAFAHFPWYKRTPSINLSGATTDIPRILLWTPFFRSRLLGLSSEDEIEIPECSRRCFVTYNRHLFSSSDAVVFHARDLCLEDMPTSRPPAQKWVFWSMEAPPHSGQIKLDRMKSVFNWTMTYRADSDISVAYGVLKRRQNRKAMALASKRLWKEKNKTAVWVVSNCASNSGREGFVKELQRYIDIDIYGRCGTHECPIDSYDACFRKFESEYYFWLALENALCRDYVTEKLFSALQRVIVPVALGAVNYSAVAAPHSVIDASAFVGPKQLADYMQNVKSDFRLYKGYLDWKDWYDVVGWNNERFCYLCEKLHSVHFRTNSVVEDLSSWWIKDSGCYKWNDKHWRDRRTKGSKG; encoded by the coding sequence ATGACACGGAGTTCAAAATGTGCACTGCGAGTACTTGTGCTCATAGCAGTGGCCGCAATAGCATTGCACTCGTACATCTACGGAACTGTGCGCCATGCTGGAGGTCACCCATTTCATCGCACGCAAATGGCATTCGCACACTTCCCATGGTACAAGCGGACGCCTTCCATCAACTTAAGCGGTGCTACAACGGACATCCCCCGTATCTTGCTGTGGACACCATTCTTTAGGTCACGTTTGCTGGGGCTTTCGTCGGAGGACGAAATTGAAATTCCCGAGTGCAGTCGCCGCTGTTTCGTCACCTACAACAGGCACCTTTTCTCTTCCAGCGACGCTGTCGTCTTTCACGCCAGAGATCTGTGCCTGGAGGACATGCCCACAAGTCGTCCACCTGCACAGAAGTGGGTGTTTTGGAGCATGGAAGCGCCGCCCCATTCTGGTCAAATCAAACTCGACAGGATGAAATCAGTGTTCAACTGGACTATGACCTACAGAGCAGATTCTGACATTTCAGTCGCATATGGAGTGCTAAAGAGAAGACAGAATCGTAAAGCAATGGCATTAGCCAGTAAGAGACTCTGGAAAGAAAAGAATAAGACCGCAGTCTGGGTGGTTAGTAATTGTGCCTCAAACAGTGGGCGAGAAGGTTTCGTAAAAGAATTGCAGCGTTACATTGACATCGACATCTACGGACGATGTGGGACTCATGAGTGCCCGATAGATTCCTATGATGCTTGTTTCCGTAAGTTTGAATCTGAGTACTACTTCTGGCTCGCTTTAGAAAATGCACTGTGCCGAGACTACGTGACGGAAAAATTATTTTCCGCTCTTCAGCGCGTCATCgtgcctgttgctctgggcgcCGTTAACTACAGTGCCGTAGCAGCACCACACTCCGTGATTGACGCATCTGCCTTCGTGGGACCGAAACAGTTAGCTGATTATATGCAAAACGTTAAAAGTGATTTCCGATTGTATAAAGGGTACCTCGACTGGAAGGACTGGTACGATGTCGTCGGCTGGAATAATGAAAGGTTCTGTTATCTGTGCGAAAAATTGCACAGTGTACACTTTAGAACCAACTCCGTGGTCGAAGATTTGTCGTCATGGTGGATCAAGGACTCAGGGTGCTACAAGTGGAACGACAAACACTGGAGAGATCGGAGAACGAAGGGCAGCAAAGGGTGA